One window from the genome of Methylomarinovum caldicuralii encodes:
- a CDS encoding substrate-binding domain-containing protein: MKTKLHFLLLLLLLAPALPAGERLRLATTTSTDNTGLLAAINAVFTERTGIAVDVIAVGTGKALKLGRNCDVDAVLVHAPEAEKAFVEAGYGIDRLAVMHNDFVIVGPKGDPAGVRRAKTAAEALGKIARAQVPFVSRGDDSGTHKKEKQLWRQAGIEPQGAWYYSIGQGMGAALQVAEEKQAYVLTDRGTWLAMQDKLPDLTVVFEGDPALFNPYHLIAVNPKRCPNADFETAMQYAAFLTGPVGQKLIANFKVGGRPLFHPDVLP, from the coding sequence ATGAAAACGAAACTGCATTTCCTGCTGCTTCTTCTGTTGCTGGCACCGGCGCTGCCCGCCGGCGAGCGCCTGCGCCTGGCCACCACCACCAGCACCGACAACACGGGTCTGCTGGCGGCCATCAATGCGGTCTTCACGGAGCGCACCGGCATCGCCGTGGACGTGATCGCCGTCGGCACCGGCAAGGCGCTGAAACTGGGGCGGAACTGCGACGTTGATGCGGTGCTGGTGCACGCCCCCGAAGCCGAGAAGGCGTTCGTCGAGGCCGGTTACGGCATCGACCGTCTGGCGGTGATGCACAACGATTTCGTCATCGTCGGCCCCAAAGGCGATCCGGCCGGCGTCCGCCGGGCCAAAACGGCCGCAGAAGCCCTGGGCAAAATCGCCCGGGCACAGGTGCCCTTCGTCTCCCGCGGCGATGATTCCGGCACCCACAAGAAGGAAAAACAGCTGTGGCGACAGGCTGGCATCGAACCGCAGGGAGCATGGTACTATTCCATCGGTCAGGGCATGGGGGCGGCGTTGCAGGTTGCCGAGGAAAAACAGGCTTATGTCCTCACCGACCGCGGCACCTGGCTGGCGATGCAGGACAAGCTGCCGGATCTGACCGTCGTCTTCGAAGGTGACCCGGCGCTTTTCAACCCCTACCACCTCATCGCCGTCAACCCGAAACGCTGCCCCAACGCCGACTTCGAGACAGCGATGCAATACGCGGCCTTCCTCACCGGCCCGGTGGGGCAGAAGCTGATCGCAAATTTCAAGGTCGGCGGCAGACCACTGTTCCATCCCGACGTACTGCCCTAG
- a CDS encoding class I adenylate-forming enzyme family protein yields MKSVEEILALAAETWPERPAILDAEGAVSYAELYRDSRRLKAALLQAGMGPGMGLGIMGRNSRHFVAAMFAGMGCGATVFPLSHQLKAAEIARILQDTGLHGILDDGHGIEPLPGGGPLPGADGRWRFSRTAVPPDRAVTPLADAAFVRYTSGTTGRSKGVVLSHRRILERVEVTRRALGLTPEDAVLWILPMAFHFLVTILVYIRSGAAIVLARDLLAHHLTEAANRHRATLLYASPMPIRMLTAAPQGAFSTLKMVISTSSAIPPAVARAFTARHGIPVVQAYGVIEAGLPLIDRLSAAADPETVGYPIAEFEAALFDDRLSPVAPGQSGRLALRGPGLFDAYLNPWQPAETVLADGWFLTGDLARLREDGRLVVCGREKDVINVAGNKVFPEEVEAILGAHPDVGLARVYGEPHPLTGEIVCAEVVARPGAVLDAEALRDFCRDRLSTYKVPQRLRQVPAIPLTPSGKVKRR; encoded by the coding sequence ATGAAGTCGGTCGAGGAGATTCTCGCCCTGGCCGCGGAAACCTGGCCGGAGCGGCCGGCGATCCTGGATGCCGAGGGGGCGGTGAGCTATGCGGAGCTGTATCGCGACAGCCGGCGCTTGAAGGCCGCTCTGCTGCAGGCCGGCATGGGGCCGGGCATGGGCCTGGGAATCATGGGGCGCAACAGCCGCCATTTCGTCGCTGCCATGTTCGCCGGGATGGGGTGTGGGGCGACGGTCTTCCCGCTGTCGCATCAGCTGAAGGCGGCGGAGATCGCCCGGATCCTCCAGGACACCGGTCTGCACGGGATTCTCGACGACGGCCACGGCATCGAGCCGCTGCCGGGAGGCGGGCCGTTGCCCGGAGCCGACGGCCGGTGGCGCTTTTCCCGGACCGCCGTGCCCCCGGACCGGGCCGTGACCCCGCTGGCGGATGCGGCCTTCGTCCGCTATACCTCCGGGACCACGGGACGGAGCAAGGGGGTGGTGCTCTCCCACCGGCGGATCCTGGAGCGGGTCGAGGTGACGCGCCGGGCGCTGGGGCTGACCCCGGAGGACGCCGTCCTCTGGATTCTGCCGATGGCGTTTCATTTTCTGGTGACCATCCTGGTGTACATCCGCAGCGGGGCGGCCATCGTCCTGGCCCGGGATCTGCTGGCGCACCATCTGACCGAGGCGGCCAACCGCCATCGGGCGACGCTGCTGTATGCCTCCCCCATGCCGATCCGGATGCTGACGGCCGCACCGCAGGGGGCATTTTCGACCCTGAAGATGGTGATATCGACTTCCTCGGCCATCCCCCCGGCTGTGGCCCGTGCGTTCACCGCCCGTCACGGCATTCCCGTCGTGCAGGCCTACGGGGTGATCGAAGCGGGTCTGCCCCTGATCGACCGGCTTTCGGCGGCAGCCGATCCGGAGACGGTCGGCTATCCCATCGCCGAATTCGAGGCCGCCTTGTTCGACGATCGTCTCTCGCCCGTGGCGCCGGGGCAGAGCGGCCGTCTGGCGCTTCGCGGGCCGGGGCTGTTCGATGCCTACCTGAACCCCTGGCAGCCGGCGGAAACCGTGTTGGCGGACGGCTGGTTCCTCACCGGGGATCTGGCCCGGCTGCGGGAGGATGGCCGTCTCGTGGTCTGCGGGCGCGAGAAGGATGTGATCAACGTCGCCGGCAACAAGGTCTTTCCCGAGGAAGTCGAGGCGATCCTGGGCGCCCATCCCGATGTCGGCCTGGCGCGGGTTTATGGCGAGCCCCATCCCCTGACGGGGGAGATTGTTTGCGCCGAGGTGGTCGCCCGCCCCGGAGCGGTGCTGGATGCCGAGGCGCTGCGGGATTTCTGCCGCGACCGCCTGTCGACCTATAAGGTGCCCCAGCGGCTGCGGCAGGTGCCGGCGATCCCCCTCACCCCCAGCGGCAAGGTGAAGCGCCGCTAG
- a CDS encoding FAD-dependent oxidoreductase yields the protein MKQAGCDVAVVGAGAAGIAAAVAAAEAGLGVVLLERYGFVGGLASSAMVGTVCGLYYRSEGGPRYAVRGFARAFAEGLAAASETAPVAGKDGLYFLPYAVEAFHQEACAWLQRHRVQLRLHSSVAGVECHGRRIACLQVHGADGVFRLHPQVVVDCSGEALVSRLAGAACLPGSQPQADAFVFRVAGLPEVPESALTLVLLRALRRGVAQGRLKPICERLSLVPGSQVRDSALLKLGLPGVGDRTRAELTARAFCHDIVRYLRGSDVALAGLRIAAMAPQLGVRSGPRPRGLAVLDEASVLAAAKPEDGVACGAWPVEHWSAGRRPTMRCFAMDDHYLIPAPALVSRDFDNLFFAGRGFSATEMAMASARVIGTCLGTGYAAGDLAAARLQRGDWRAGIETVRRRQVVG from the coding sequence ATGAAACAGGCCGGTTGTGACGTGGCGGTCGTCGGTGCCGGGGCGGCCGGTATCGCCGCGGCGGTGGCGGCGGCGGAGGCAGGGCTGGGGGTGGTCCTGCTGGAACGCTACGGTTTCGTCGGCGGCCTGGCGAGCAGCGCCATGGTGGGGACGGTGTGCGGCCTGTATTACCGTAGTGAGGGCGGGCCGCGTTATGCGGTCCGGGGGTTCGCCCGCGCCTTCGCCGAGGGTCTGGCGGCGGCGTCCGAAACCGCGCCGGTGGCGGGAAAAGACGGACTGTATTTCCTGCCCTATGCGGTGGAGGCCTTCCATCAGGAAGCGTGCGCATGGCTGCAGCGCCACAGGGTCCAGCTGCGGCTTCACAGTTCAGTGGCCGGCGTGGAATGCCACGGGCGGCGCATCGCCTGCCTGCAGGTTCATGGTGCCGATGGGGTCTTCCGGCTTCACCCACAGGTGGTGGTCGACTGCAGCGGGGAGGCCCTGGTGTCCCGGCTGGCGGGAGCCGCCTGTCTGCCAGGATCGCAGCCCCAGGCCGACGCCTTCGTGTTCCGGGTCGCCGGTCTGCCGGAAGTGCCGGAATCGGCGCTGACCCTGGTATTGCTTCGGGCCTTGCGCCGGGGCGTCGCGCAGGGGCGGCTGAAACCAATATGCGAGCGCCTGTCCCTGGTTCCGGGCTCGCAGGTGCGGGATTCCGCCCTGCTGAAACTGGGATTGCCCGGCGTGGGGGATCGCACCCGGGCCGAGCTGACGGCGCGGGCCTTCTGCCACGACATCGTTCGCTACCTGCGGGGCAGCGATGTCGCCCTGGCTGGCCTGCGGATCGCCGCCATGGCGCCCCAGTTGGGCGTCCGCTCCGGTCCGCGCCCCCGGGGGCTGGCGGTGCTGGACGAAGCGTCCGTACTGGCGGCCGCCAAGCCGGAGGACGGGGTGGCCTGCGGCGCCTGGCCGGTGGAGCATTGGAGCGCGGGGCGCCGGCCGACGATGCGCTGTTTCGCCATGGACGACCATTACCTGATTCCAGCGCCGGCGCTGGTTTCCCGGGATTTCGACAATCTGTTCTTCGCCGGGCGCGGGTTTTCCGCCACGGAAATGGCGATGGCGTCGGCGCGGGTCATCGGCACCTGTCTGGGGACCGGTTACGCCGCCGGCGATCTGGCGGCCGCCCGGCTGCAGCGCGGAGACTGGCGCGCAGGCATCGAAACCGTCCGCCGCAGGCAGGTGGTGGGATGA
- a CDS encoding phosphopantetheine-binding protein, which translates to MQTETIAAELCEFLHERILAPGVAVTPETPLEDIGVDSFALMELILFVERRYGLVLPPEALVPEHLASVAALSHYCAAHLPVDD; encoded by the coding sequence ATGCAGACCGAGACCATCGCCGCCGAGTTGTGCGAATTCCTGCACGAGCGGATTCTGGCTCCCGGCGTGGCGGTGACGCCGGAGACGCCGCTGGAGGACATCGGGGTGGATTCGTTCGCGTTGATGGAGTTGATTCTGTTCGTCGAACGCCGTTACGGCCTGGTGCTGCCGCCGGAGGCGCTGGTGCCGGAGCATCTCGCCAGCGTCGCCGCCCTCAGCCATTATTGCGCCGCCCATCTGCCCGTGGATGACTGA
- a CDS encoding NAD(P)/FAD-dependent oxidoreductase — translation MLKNQLKLFQGVGFCHIAQRIILGRRLGDLVEKELVGLGQFRTEALVDDVDQPGLDTYDADKVFAFRFADNPPGTPKYAYNVVRARFNAVLLENARRAGARLIERRVRLTRLDGGDRVRLDEDSLQAASDCWEGEGPDLIVDATGRANLVGRALDIPMQPGPRRDVALFAHVDETELVDPGYVHNDRIDRGWCWRIPLPGRVSLGLVVPREYADGHGDSPDAQYDRLLRADPVLRRLAPKARRLTPVLRFDNYQSLSSRLVGENWVMLGDSAGFVDPVFSSGLLVAMKGAYQLAQALGEGVPLARYEQAVKAHLRAWFEIVGYYYDGRLMTSIERGREMADGLAGRLLLPWVSRRIAAIVIGAATTDRFNLGLLRFLVDARFGLYGRDPGKYRIH, via the coding sequence CTGCTGAAAAACCAGCTGAAACTTTTCCAGGGGGTTGGCTTTTGCCACATCGCGCAACGCATCATCCTGGGCCGCCGCCTCGGCGATCTGGTCGAAAAAGAGCTGGTCGGCCTCGGTCAATTCCGCACCGAAGCGCTCGTTGATGATGTCGATCAGCCGGGGCTTGACACCTACGACGCCGACAAAGTTTTCGCATTCCGCTTCGCCGACAATCCGCCCGGCACTCCCAAATATGCCTACAACGTGGTCCGCGCGCGCTTCAACGCCGTCCTGCTGGAGAACGCCCGCAGGGCCGGCGCGCGGCTGATCGAACGCCGGGTGCGGCTGACGCGGCTGGACGGGGGCGACCGGGTCCGTCTCGATGAGGACTCGTTACAGGCTGCCTCGGATTGTTGGGAGGGGGAGGGGCCGGATCTGATCGTCGATGCCACCGGCCGCGCCAATCTTGTCGGCCGGGCGCTGGATATCCCCATGCAGCCGGGACCACGGCGGGATGTGGCGTTGTTCGCCCATGTGGATGAGACCGAGCTGGTCGATCCCGGTTACGTCCACAACGACCGCATCGACCGCGGTTGGTGCTGGCGCATCCCGCTGCCGGGGCGGGTGTCGCTGGGTCTGGTGGTACCCCGGGAATACGCCGACGGGCATGGCGATTCGCCGGATGCCCAGTACGACCGTCTGTTGCGGGCCGATCCGGTGCTGCGGCGACTGGCGCCCAAAGCCCGGCGCCTGACGCCGGTGTTGCGTTTCGACAATTACCAATCCCTTTCCTCCCGCCTGGTGGGGGAGAACTGGGTAATGCTGGGGGATTCCGCCGGCTTCGTCGACCCGGTGTTCTCCAGCGGTCTGCTGGTGGCCATGAAGGGCGCCTATCAGCTGGCGCAGGCCCTGGGTGAGGGCGTGCCGCTGGCGCGCTATGAGCAGGCGGTCAAGGCCCATCTGCGCGCCTGGTTCGAAATCGTCGGTTATTATTACGACGGCCGCCTGATGACCAGCATCGAGCGCGGCCGGGAGATGGCCGATGGCCTGGCCGGCCGGCTGTTGCTGCCGTGGGTCAGCCGGCGCATCGCCGCCATCGTGATCGGCGCCGCGACCACCGACCGTTTCAACCTGGGACTGCTGCGCTTTCTGGTGGATGCGCGTTTCGGCCTTTACGGCCGGGATCCAGGGAAATACCGCATCCATTGA
- a CDS encoding sensor histidine kinase has translation MLARFSLKTRINLVIAAILLVITLIGSGLVIRHVRESVAGETRSALQLAREMVEASHLQGPLPDEQAAAWRAMLERLGQLRHVRLFILRDGTPLPPSPSRPPPDVPVWFARLVEPPPAILEQAIPTRQGGVLRVRLVADPADEIAEAWEETQLFLGLILFLAGGCFLAVYQVLGRAFQPVEAVLTGLVALEREAYDHRLPDFPQPEWNRIARAFNHCAEVLQQTRHDNRSLTRQLLKVEEEERRALARELHDELGQTLSGIKMLAQSIRNNPQAEAAERAAGLIAAQVDHLFALLRAMIHRLRPLMLDDLGLCAALDALTDGWRQKHAGIAIDLRCDPAVERLAAEHQIHVYRIVQEALTNAFRHARPRQIAIRLEPRQDWLRIEIRDDGAGAEPSRLQQRGYGLRGMRERAESLGGRFQVTTAPGAGFTLTILLPFEEEEAHDHPCHAGG, from the coding sequence ATGCTCGCCCGTTTCAGCCTCAAGACCCGGATCAACCTCGTCATCGCTGCCATCCTGCTGGTCATCACCCTCATCGGCAGTGGCCTGGTCATCCGCCACGTGCGCGAGTCGGTGGCCGGGGAAACCCGTTCGGCCCTGCAGCTGGCCCGGGAGATGGTGGAAGCCAGCCACCTGCAGGGACCCCTGCCGGACGAACAGGCCGCCGCCTGGCGGGCAATGCTGGAACGCCTGGGGCAGTTGCGTCACGTCCGCCTGTTCATACTTCGGGACGGCACACCCCTGCCCCCGTCCCCCTCCCGGCCGCCCCCTGACGTGCCGGTCTGGTTCGCCCGCCTGGTGGAGCCGCCGCCGGCCATCCTGGAACAGGCCATCCCCACCCGACAGGGCGGGGTGCTGCGGGTGCGGCTGGTGGCCGATCCCGCCGACGAAATCGCCGAAGCCTGGGAGGAGACCCAATTGTTCCTCGGCCTGATCCTGTTCCTGGCCGGCGGCTGTTTCCTCGCGGTGTACCAGGTGCTGGGACGCGCCTTCCAACCGGTGGAGGCAGTGCTGACCGGGCTGGTGGCCCTGGAGCGGGAAGCCTACGACCACCGCCTGCCGGACTTCCCCCAGCCGGAGTGGAACCGCATCGCCCGGGCCTTCAACCACTGCGCCGAGGTGCTTCAGCAGACCCGCCACGACAACCGCAGCCTGACCCGGCAACTGCTGAAGGTGGAGGAGGAAGAGCGCCGGGCCCTGGCGCGGGAGCTGCACGACGAGCTGGGGCAAACCCTGAGCGGCATCAAGATGCTGGCCCAATCGATCCGGAACAACCCCCAGGCCGAGGCGGCCGAGCGCGCCGCCGGGCTGATCGCCGCGCAGGTCGATCACCTGTTCGCCCTCCTGCGCGCCATGATCCACCGCCTGCGCCCCCTGATGCTCGACGACCTGGGGCTGTGCGCCGCCCTCGACGCCCTGACCGACGGCTGGCGGCAAAAACACGCCGGCATTGCCATCGACCTGCGCTGCGATCCCGCCGTGGAGCGGCTGGCGGCGGAACACCAGATCCACGTTTACCGCATCGTCCAAGAGGCCCTCACCAACGCCTTCAGGCACGCCCGTCCCCGGCAAATCGCCATCCGCCTGGAACCCCGTCAGGACTGGCTTCGGATCGAGATCCGCGACGACGGCGCCGGCGCCGAACCGTCCCGGCTGCAGCAGCGGGGATATGGCCTTCGGGGCATGCGCGAACGGGCGGAAAGCTTAGGAGGCCGTTTTCAGGTGACCACCGCGCCGGGAGCGGGATTTACGTTGACGATTCTGCTGCCTTTCGAGGAGGAGGAGGCCCATGACCATCCGTGTCATGCTGGCGGATGA
- a CDS encoding response regulator, producing the protein MTIRVMLADDHAVVRAGHRFLLDQSDDIHIIAEAEDSDGAYRGYFAHRPDVLVLDLSLPGAGGLTVIRRICSRDPEAKILVFTMHEEALYAKRALEAGAKGYIAKNADPDILPAAIRRIARGQIYVLDAIADQLENRNLGNGDPGSPLARLTQREFEIFCLAAQGLSVPEIAARLYISHKTAANHMTQIKRKLGVATLGELVRLAYRHNLATD; encoded by the coding sequence ATGACCATCCGTGTCATGCTGGCGGATGACCACGCCGTGGTCCGCGCCGGCCACCGGTTTCTGCTGGATCAGAGCGACGACATCCACATCATCGCCGAGGCCGAGGACAGCGACGGCGCCTACCGGGGCTATTTCGCCCACCGCCCCGACGTGCTGGTGCTCGATCTGTCCCTGCCGGGCGCCGGCGGGCTGACCGTCATCCGCCGTATCTGCAGCCGCGATCCCGAGGCCAAGATTTTGGTGTTCACCATGCACGAGGAAGCCCTTTACGCCAAACGGGCCCTGGAAGCCGGCGCCAAGGGCTACATCGCCAAGAACGCCGATCCCGACATCCTGCCGGCGGCGATCCGCCGCATCGCCAGGGGGCAGATTTACGTGCTCGACGCCATCGCCGACCAACTGGAGAACCGCAATCTGGGCAACGGCGACCCCGGCAGTCCGCTTGCCCGCCTCACCCAGCGGGAATTCGAGATCTTCTGCCTTGCCGCCCAGGGACTGTCGGTACCGGAGATCGCCGCCCGGCTGTACATCAGCCACAAAACCGCCGCCAATCACATGACCCAGATCAAACGCAAGCTCGGGGTCGCCACCCTCGGCGAACTGGTGCGCCTGGCCTATCGGCACAACCTCGCCACCGATTGA
- the adh gene encoding aldehyde dehydrogenase yields the protein MLYARPNTDGAKVSFRPRYDNYIGGQWTPPVKGQYFEDVTPVTGQPFCEVARSTAEDVEKALDAAHAAKDAWGKTPPAERANLLLKIADRMEENLEALAVAETWDNGKPIRETLAADIPLAIDHFRYFAAAVRTQEGAISELDDRTVAYHFHEPLGVVGQIIPWNFPLLMAAWKLAPALAAGNCVVLKPAEQTPASIGVWLDLVGDLIPPGVVNVVQGFGVEAGKPLAQSPRIAKIAFTGETTTGRFIMQYASENIIPVTLELGGKSPNIFFEDVMTNGEEYLDKALEGFTMFALNQGEVCTCPSRALIQASIYDDFVPRAIERVKAVKVGDPLDTETMMGAQASSEQKEKILSYMDIARQEGAECLVGGGPLEMPGDLAGGYYIQPTVFKGHNRMRIFQEEIFGPVLAVTTFQDEDEALKIANDTLYGLGAGVWTLNANRAYRTGRGIQAGRVWTNCYHLYPAHAAFGGYKQSGIGRETHKMMLDHYQQVKNLLVSYDTKPLGFF from the coding sequence ATGCTGTATGCCCGACCCAACACCGATGGGGCAAAGGTCAGTTTCCGCCCCCGCTACGACAACTACATCGGCGGCCAGTGGACCCCGCCGGTCAAGGGGCAGTACTTCGAGGACGTCACCCCGGTCACCGGCCAGCCCTTCTGCGAGGTGGCCCGTTCCACGGCCGAAGACGTGGAAAAGGCCCTCGACGCCGCCCATGCCGCCAAGGATGCCTGGGGCAAGACCCCGCCGGCCGAACGCGCCAACCTGCTGCTCAAGATCGCCGACCGCATGGAAGAAAACCTGGAGGCCCTGGCTGTGGCGGAAACCTGGGACAACGGCAAGCCGATCCGTGAGACCCTGGCCGCTGACATCCCTCTGGCCATCGACCATTTCCGCTATTTCGCCGCTGCCGTCCGCACCCAGGAGGGCGCCATCAGCGAACTGGACGACAGGACCGTCGCCTACCACTTCCACGAGCCTTTGGGCGTGGTGGGCCAGATCATCCCCTGGAACTTCCCCCTGCTGATGGCCGCCTGGAAGCTGGCCCCGGCGCTGGCGGCGGGTAACTGCGTGGTCCTCAAACCGGCCGAGCAGACCCCGGCCTCCATCGGCGTCTGGCTCGATCTGGTGGGGGATCTGATCCCGCCCGGGGTGGTCAACGTGGTCCAGGGCTTCGGGGTCGAGGCTGGCAAGCCCCTGGCCCAGAGCCCCAGAATCGCCAAGATCGCCTTCACCGGCGAGACCACCACCGGGCGCTTCATCATGCAATACGCCTCGGAAAACATCATCCCGGTCACCCTGGAGCTGGGCGGCAAGTCCCCCAACATCTTCTTCGAAGACGTGATGACCAATGGCGAGGAATATCTCGACAAGGCCCTGGAAGGCTTTACGATGTTCGCCCTCAATCAGGGGGAGGTCTGCACCTGCCCGTCGCGGGCCCTGATCCAGGCCTCCATCTACGACGACTTCGTCCCCCGGGCCATCGAGCGCGTCAAGGCCGTCAAGGTGGGCGATCCCCTCGACACCGAAACCATGATGGGGGCCCAGGCCTCCAGCGAGCAGAAGGAGAAGATCCTCTCCTACATGGACATCGCCCGCCAGGAAGGGGCTGAATGCCTGGTGGGCGGCGGCCCGCTGGAAATGCCCGGGGACCTGGCCGGCGGCTACTACATCCAGCCGACCGTGTTCAAGGGCCACAACAGGATGCGCATCTTCCAGGAGGAGATCTTCGGCCCGGTGCTGGCGGTGACGACCTTCCAGGACGAAGACGAAGCCCTCAAGATCGCCAACGACACCCTCTACGGCCTCGGCGCCGGGGTCTGGACCCTGAACGCCAACCGCGCCTACCGCACGGGACGGGGCATCCAGGCCGGGCGGGTGTGGACCAACTGCTACCATCTCTACCCGGCCCACGCCGCCTTCGGAGGCTACAAGCAGTCCGGCATCGGCCGCGAAACCCACAAGATGATGCTGGACCACTACCAGCAGGTAAAAAACCTCCTGGTGAGCTACGACACCAAACCGCTGGGATTCTTCTAA
- a CDS encoding DUF779 domain-containing protein translates to MTETVPRVIATEAALELIEKLKGKHGPLMFHQSGGCCDGSSPMCYPQGEFRVGEQDVLLGEIGGCPFYISRPQFEYWQHTQLIIDVVPGRGGMFSLEGPEGVRFHTRSRLFTDEELQRLHPVDAPP, encoded by the coding sequence ATGACCGAAACCGTCCCGCGCGTGATCGCCACCGAGGCGGCCCTGGAACTGATCGAAAAGCTCAAGGGAAAACACGGCCCGCTGATGTTTCACCAGTCCGGCGGCTGCTGCGACGGCTCCTCGCCCATGTGCTATCCCCAAGGAGAGTTCAGGGTGGGCGAGCAGGACGTGCTGCTGGGGGAGATTGGCGGTTGCCCCTTCTACATCAGCCGGCCCCAGTTCGAATACTGGCAACACACCCAGCTCATCATCGATGTGGTGCCCGGACGCGGCGGCATGTTCTCCCTGGAGGGGCCGGAGGGAGTCCGCTTCCATACCCGCTCGCGTCTGTTCACCGACGAGGAGCTGCAGCGCCTGCACCCGGTGGACGCCCCGCCTTAG
- a CDS encoding NAD(P)-binding protein, producing MARIAVIGGGFAGLAALVTLRERLPEADLTLLDARSHHVIRTRLHERIRRPETCCRVDFSLTAKAATS from the coding sequence ATGGCCAGGATCGCGGTGATCGGCGGCGGTTTCGCCGGTCTTGCGGCGTTGGTGACCTTGCGGGAGCGGCTTCCCGAGGCCGATCTCACCCTGCTCGATGCCCGTTCCCATCATGTCATCCGTACTCGGCTGCACGAGCGTATCCGCCGCCCGGAGACCTGTTGTCGGGTGGATTTTTCCTTGACGGCGAAGGCAGCAACGTCCTGA
- a CDS encoding MFS transporter produces MSLPQLLAYGLPGLPLAVLGLPLYVYLATFYARDLLLGTGTVGAILLVARLFDVVTDPLAGYVSDHWPRQDWRRRGPMVLGMPWLLLGIWMLFLPPPGIGGGWLLLGTLLAYLGWTLVSIPYAAWGAELSDDYHERSRLAASREGFQALGVLLALVLPTWAGIAENAGASLRLLFFAVLLTLVPTVLLAVRLLPESVQLFGGRLSWPDCVSLAPTAP; encoded by the coding sequence ATGTCACTGCCACAACTGCTCGCTTACGGGCTGCCGGGGCTGCCTTTGGCCGTATTGGGGCTGCCGCTGTACGTTTACCTCGCCACCTTCTACGCCCGCGACCTGCTGCTGGGAACCGGGACCGTGGGCGCAATCCTGCTTGTGGCGCGGCTGTTCGACGTGGTCACCGACCCCCTGGCGGGTTATGTGAGCGACCACTGGCCCCGGCAGGACTGGCGCCGCCGCGGACCCATGGTGCTGGGCATGCCCTGGCTGCTGCTCGGCATCTGGATGCTGTTTCTTCCCCCGCCCGGGATCGGCGGCGGCTGGCTGCTGCTGGGGACGCTGCTGGCCTATCTGGGCTGGACCCTGGTCAGCATTCCCTATGCCGCCTGGGGCGCGGAGCTGAGCGACGACTACCACGAACGCAGCCGGCTGGCGGCCAGCCGGGAGGGCTTTCAGGCCCTCGGCGTGCTGCTGGCCCTGGTCCTGCCAACTTGGGCCGGCATCGCCGAGAACGCGGGCGCCAGCCTGCGGCTGCTGTTCTTCGCGGTGCTGCTGACCCTGGTGCCCACGGTCCTTCTCGCCGTCCGCCTGCTGCCGGAGTCGGTGCAGCTTTTCGGGGGCCGGCTTTCATGGCCGGACTGCGTCTCCTTGGCGCCAACCGCCCCCTAA
- a CDS encoding MFS transporter, with the protein MAGLRLLGANRPLRLLLIAYLANGLPATLFLLFVGERLQNPEATGPLLILYFGAGVAALPAWLWLSRRIGKHRAWAVSMGLAALSFVPVPWLGPEDFWIFTVTVALTGLTLGADMTLPTAMQADVVDVDTAGGGGGRAGLLFGIWGMATKLALALAVGIAFPLLGLAGYDPTLQAQPHAALTGLGFLYAGLPVLLKLPCILIAWRFPLDAAAQARLQTQIHRQYDRGGADETP; encoded by the coding sequence ATGGCCGGACTGCGTCTCCTTGGCGCCAACCGCCCCCTAAGGCTGCTGCTGATCGCCTACCTGGCCAACGGCCTGCCGGCAACGCTGTTTCTGCTGTTCGTGGGGGAACGCCTGCAGAACCCCGAGGCCACAGGGCCGCTGCTGATCCTGTATTTCGGGGCCGGGGTGGCGGCGCTGCCGGCCTGGCTTTGGCTGTCGCGCCGGATCGGCAAGCACCGGGCCTGGGCGGTGTCGATGGGGCTGGCGGCCCTGTCCTTCGTGCCCGTGCCCTGGCTTGGGCCGGAAGATTTCTGGATCTTCACCGTCACCGTCGCCCTCACCGGTCTGACCCTGGGAGCCGACATGACCCTGCCGACAGCGATGCAGGCCGACGTGGTGGACGTGGACACCGCCGGGGGCGGCGGCGGCCGGGCCGGGCTGCTGTTCGGCATCTGGGGGATGGCGACCAAGCTCGCCCTGGCTCTGGCGGTGGGGATCGCCTTCCCGCTGCTGGGGCTGGCCGGCTACGACCCCACCTTGCAGGCCCAGCCCCACGCCGCCCTCACCGGCCTGGGTTTCCTCTATGCCGGATTGCCGGTGCTGCTCAAACTCCCCTGCATCCTTATCGCCTGGCGCTTTCCCCTGGACGCCGCCGCCCAAGCCCGGCTCCAGACACAGATTCACCGACAATACGATCGCGGAGGTGCCGATGAAACCCCTTAA